A genomic segment from Aspergillus puulaauensis MK2 DNA, chromosome 1, nearly complete sequence encodes:
- a CDS encoding putative thiamine biosynthesis protein (Thi-4) (COG:H;~EggNog:ENOG410PHBK;~InterPro:IPR029056,IPR004305,IPR013749,IPR004399, IPR016084,IPR027574;~PFAM:PF08543,PF03070;~go_function: GO:0008972 - phosphomethylpyrimidine kinase activity [Evidence IEA];~go_function: GO:0050334 - thiaminase activity [Evidence IEA];~go_process: GO:0006772 - thiamine metabolic process [Evidence IEA];~go_process: GO:0009228 - thiamine biosynthetic process [Evidence IEA]) — protein sequence MSVGRVLVIAGSDSSGGAGLEADQRVLTVHGCYALTATTGLTAQNTLGVQDIFVVPAEFVKKQISASLDDVGADVIKLGMLSSAETIDIIADALTSYQIPAVVLDPVMISTSGSQLLPEAAVQGLRKKLLPLTTVLTPNIPEAKLLIKDSGLDYTEPEDLHGLIDLAKQVTTLGPKAVLLKGGHLPLTNDHKTARSAGEASRVIDVLYDREEVTLFETEFLVSKNTHGTGCSLASAIAANLALGKDMKRAVRSAVRFVEAGIKTSTQLGKGSGPINHFHSVYSVPFAPGRFLEYILDRPDVQSVWKRFTEHEFVRGLGSGTLPIERFKEYLVQDYLYLVHFARSNALAAYKAKDMESIAASAKIVLHIERETALHIDYCTSFGLSKEEMEKLPETGACTAYSRYILDVGQSEDWLALQVALAPCLIGYGAIAQRLYAEEKTLREGNRYFKWIENYVAEDYTEAVRLGSELLEKHMRKVSPSRMEELIKIFIRATELEISFWSMGLGNGHP from the exons ATGTCAGTCGGGCGAGTCCTGGTTATCGCAGGATCCGACAGCTCCGGCGGAGC AGGTCTTGAGGCTGACCAGAGAGTCTTAACTGTCCATGGATGTTATGCCCTCACGGCGACTACAGGCCTCACAGCCCAGAACACCCTAGGGGTGCAAGACATCTTCGTGGTTCCGGCTGAGTTCGTCAAGAAGCAAATCAGCGCCAGCCTGGACGATGTCGGTGCCGACGTGATCAAGCTGG GGATGTTGTCGTCCGCAGAGACCATTGACATCATCGCAGATGCGCTTACATCGTATCAAATTCCAGCCGTGGTTTTGGATCCG gTGATGATCTCAACCAGCGGGTCTCAGTTATTACCTGAAGCTGCTGTCCAGGGTCTGCGCAAGAAACTGCTGCCTCTGACAACTGTTCTCACGCCCAACATCCCAGAAGCAAAACTTCTTATAAAAGACTCAGGTCTAGACTATACCGAACCCGAAGACCTTCATGGGCTTATTGATCTCGCAAAACAAGTCACAACGTTGGGCCCCAAAGCTGTTCTGCTAAAGGGTGGCCATCTGCCGCTCACAAACGACCACAAAACTGCCCGCAGCGCAGGCGAAGCCTCTCGAGTCATTGATGTACTTTATGATAGAGAGGAGGTTACTCTGTTTGAAACTGAATTTCTAGTCTCGAAGAACACCCACGGCACCGGTTGCTCTCTCGCATCGGCCATTGCGGCAAACCTCGCGCTCGGAAAGGATATGAAGAGAGCCGTGCGCAGTGCTGTTCGTTTTGTTGAAGCAGGAATCAAGACCAGCACCCAACTCGGAAAAGGAAGCGGTCCAATCAACCACTTCCACTCCGTCTATTCCGTGCCATTTGCACC GGGACGGTTTTTGGAGTACATTCTAGATCGTCCCGATGTACAATCAGTATGGAAGCGATTCACAGAGCATGAATTTGTCCGAGGACTCGGCAGCGGTACCCTTCCAATCGAACGGTTCAAAGAATACCTGGTGCAGGATTACCTCTACCTT GTCCACTTTGCTCGGAGCAACGCACTTGCTGCGTATAAGGCCAAAGATATGGAATCCATAGCCGCA TCAGCTAAAATCGTTCTACACATCGAACGAGAGACAGCGCTCCACATTGACTACTGCACGTCATTCGGGCTATCCAAAGAAGAAATGGAGAAGCTTCCAGAGACTGGTG CATGCACCGCGTACAGCAGATACATCCTCGATGTGGGCCAATCAGAAGACTGGCTTGCACTGCAGGTAGCCTTAGCACCATGTTTAATTGGATATGGAGCCATCGCACAAAGGCTATACGCGGAGGAAAAGACGCTTCGGGAGGGCAACCGATACTTCAAGTGGATAGAAAATTACGTTGCGGAGGATTACACTGAGGCTGTCCGTCTAGGGTCCG AACTACTGGAAAAGCACATGAGGAAAGTCTCACCGTCGCGGATGGAAGAGTTGATCAAGATCTTCATTAGAGCAACTGAGTTGGAAATCAGTTTCTGGAGCATGGGCCTCGGCAATGGGCACCCCTGA
- a CDS encoding SGNH/GDSL hydrolase family protein (CAZy:CE16;~COG:S;~EggNog:ENOG410PN2U;~InterPro:IPR036514;~SECRETED:SignalP(1-21)), protein MLARFALALALVGGIPSLVHALHSNAHSKHGFNWDSTQHLIAFGDSYTFVQGTHGYPGYSFIGDQLNYAYEADTLLTDKIVQNQTGTSAGGPNWVEYLTGCGLKEGLTAPVSCARRLWDFAFAGAGVSAEYIPLHHPFTISLVNQITQCTTYGHPVLTSTSTSSSPRHPRPNPNGIVDPSSTLIAVWIGINDINDSAAYNLTTSFPWFYSALINTTYTSLQDLSSLGYTKYVLLNLPPLDRTPSNQDRVLKGGSALPNATQVEWFNSALETQSRDFERQNPGSSVLVFDAHKVLIGILDDPRKHGILNTTDFCPGAKEPDIECNYEKYGCPTPLETYFWYDSGHITSRVHRELARALDAALRKWRG, encoded by the exons ATGCTTGCGCgtttcgccctcgcccttgcccttgtgGGTGGTATTCCTTCTCTCGTCCATGCTCTTCACTCGAATGCGCACAGTAAACATGGATTCAACTGGGACTCAACCCAGCATCT GATCGCCTTCGGCGACTCATATACATTCGTTCAAGGAACACACGGATACCCCGGTTACAGCTTCATCGGCGACCAGCTCAACTACGCGTACGAAGCAGACACGCTCTTAACAGACAAGATTGTCCAGAACCAG accGGGACCTCAGCCGGCGGTCCAAACTGGGTCGAATACCTTACAGGCTGCGGATTGAAAGAAGGTCTCACGGCCCCAGTATCCTGCGCAAGGCGGCTATGGGATTTTGCGTTCGCGGGGGCTGGTGTTTCGGCTGAATA catccccctccaccacccctTCACAATCTCCCTCGTGAACCAAATAACCCAATGCACGACCTACGGGCACCCAGTGCTTACGTCCACGtccacctcttcttctccaagacACCCGCGACCTAATCCCAATGGCATTGTTGATCCTTCCTCAACCCTAATTGCAGTCTGGATCGGCATAAACGATATAAACGATAGCGCTGCATATAACCTCACCACCTCGTTTCCCTGGTTCTACAGTGCCCTAATAAACACCACCTACACTTCCCTCCAGGATCTTAGTTCTCTGGGATACACGAAGTatgtcctcctcaacctcccaccGCTGGACCGAACGCCGTCAAACCAGGACAGGGTCTTGAAGGGGGGAAGTGCATTGCCGAATGCTACGCAGGTAGAGTGGTTCAATTCTGCATTGGAAACGCAGAGCCGGGACTTCGAGAGGCAGAATCCAGGGAGTAGTGTGCTGGTCTTTGATGCGCATAAGGTGCTCattgggattctggatgaCCCGCGGAAGCACGGGATCTTGAATACGACGGACTTTTGTCCTGGGGCGAAGGAACCGGATATTGAATGCAATTATGAGAAGTATGGATGTCCGACGCCATTGGAGACGTACTTCTGGTATGACTCGGGACATATAACTTCCAGAGTGCATAGAGAGCTGGCGAGAGCGCTGGATGCGGCGTTGAGGAAGTGGAGAGGTTAA
- the DBP2 gene encoding DEAD-box ATP-dependent RNA helicase DBP2 (COG:A;~EggNog:ENOG410PGKN;~InterPro:IPR027417,IPR001650,IPR014014,IPR014001, IPR011545,IPR000629;~PFAM:PF00270,PF00271;~go_function: GO:0003676 - nucleic acid binding [Evidence IEA];~go_function: GO:0004386 - helicase activity [Evidence IEA];~go_function: GO:0005524 - ATP binding [Evidence IEA]) translates to MSSYGGSGGYQRDSHRSRGGYSNGYSNGGGGGGGGGYGGGYGGGGGGGGYGGGYGGGGYGRDAGAAGGDRMSNLGSGLKKQDWDLDSLPKFEKSFYKEHPDVAARSQREVDEFRKTSEMTVQGKNIPRPVETFDEAGFPQYVLSEVKAQGFEKPTSIQSQGWPMALSGRDVVGIAETGSGKTLSYCLPAIVHINAQPLLAPGDGPIVLVLAPTRELAVQIQTEITKFGKSSRIRNTCVYGGVPKGPQIRDLSRGVEVCIATPGRLIDMLEAGRTNLRRVTYLVLDEADRMLDMGFEPQIRKIIGQIRPDRQTCMWSATWPKEVRQLASDFLNDYIQVNIGSMDLSANHRITQIVEVVSDFEKRDRMIKHLEKIMETQGSKCLVFTGTKRIADEITRFLRQDGWPALSIHGDKQQQERDWVLNEFKTGKSPIMVATDVASRGIDVRDITHVLNYDYPNNSEDYVHRIGRTGRAGAKGTAITFFTTDNSKQARDLVTILSEAKQQIDPRLAEMVRYSGGGGHGGGYGRWGGRGGRGGGRGRGGNFTASNAAPLGNSRRW, encoded by the exons ATGTCTTCTTACGGCGGCAGCGGTGGCTACCAGCGCGATTCTCATCG CTCCAGGGGTGGTTACTCTAACGGATACTCGaacggtggtggtggtggtggtggcggcggctACGGTGGTGGCTacggcggcggtggtggtggtggtggctatGGAGGAGGTTATGGCGGCGGCGGTTATGGAAGAGACGCTGGTGCTGCCGGTGGTGACCGCATGTCCAACTTGGGTTCCGGTCTGAAGAAGCAAGACTGGG ACCTAGATTCTCTCCCTAAGTTCGAAAAGTCTTTTTACAAGGAACACCCAGATGTTGCCGCTCGTTCCCAGCGTGAAGTTGACGAATTCCGTAAGACGAGCGAGATGACGGTTCAGGGAAAGAACATCCCTCGCCCCGTCGAGACCTTCGACGAGGCTGGTTTCCCTCAGTACGTTCTTAGCGAGGTCAAGGCTCAGGGATTTGAGAAGCCTACTTCTATCCAGTCCCAGGGCTGGCCTATGGCTCTATCCGGTCGCGACGTCGTTGGTATTGCCGAGACCGGTTCCGGAAAGACCCTGTCATACTGTCTTCCTGCTATCGTCCACATCAACGCTCAGCCTCTCCTTGCTCCTGGAGATGGCCctatcgtcctcgtcctcgccccTACTCGTGAATTGGCCGTCCAGATTCAGACTGAGATTACCAAGTTTGGAAAGTCCTCCCGCATCAGAAACACCTGTGTTTACGGTGGTGTCCCCAAGGGTCCTCAGATCCGCGATTTGTCTCGTGGTGTTGAGGTCTGCATTGCGACTCCTGGTCGTCTCATCGACATGCTTGAGGCCGGCCGCACCAACCTTCGCCGAGTCACTTACCTTGTTCTTGACGAGGCTGACCGCATGCTGGACATGGGTTTCGAACCTCAAATTCGCAAGATCATTGGTCAAATTCGCCCTGACCGTCAAACCTGCATGTGGTCTGCCACCTGGCCCAAGGAAGTCCGCCAGCTTGCTAGCGATTTCCTCAACGACTACATCCAAGTCAACATTGGTTCAATGGACCTGTCCGCTAACCACCGTATCACTCAAATCGTCGAGGTCGTTTCCGACTTCGAAAAGCGTGATCGCATGATCAAGCATCTCGAAAAGATTATGGAGACTCAGGGTAGCAAGTGCCTTGTTTTCACTGGCACTAAGCGCATTGCGGATGAGATCACCCGCTTCCTCCGTCAAGACGGATGGCCAGCCCTTT CCATTCACGGTGACAAGCAACAGCAAGAACGAGATTGGGTCTTGAACGAATTCAAGACGGGCAAGAGCCCAATCATGGTGGCTACTGACGTAGCTTCCCGTGGTATCG ATGTTCGTGACATTACTCATGTCCTGAATTATGACTATCCCAACAACTCTGAAGACTACGTTCACCGTATTGGCCGAACTGGTCGTGCGGGTGCCAAGGGTACCGCCATTACCTTCTTCACAACTGACA ATTCTAAGCAGGCTCGTGATTTGGTCACTATCCTTTCTGAGGCTAAGCAGCAGATTGATCCCCGTCTCGCTGAGATGGTCCGCTAcagcggaggcggcggccaCGGTGGTGGCTATGGCCGTTGGGGTGGTCGTGGCGGTCGTGGCGGTGGCCGCGGTCGTGGTGGTAACTTCACTGCCTCCAACGCAGCGCCGCTCGGCAACAGCCGTCGCTGGTAA